One genomic window of Deinococcus arcticus includes the following:
- the lepA gene encoding translation elongation factor 4, producing MNVRNFSIIAHVDHGKSTLADRILERLGAMSERDKRDQTLDTLELERERGITIKSTPVRLTYTRPLQEDGTGGETYTFNLIDTPGHVDFNYEVSRSLAACEGVLLLVDASQGVEAQTIVNAYLAIDNNLEIVPVVNKIDLPAADPEGAAQELEDVIGIPAEDAVFASGKAGIGIPEILEAIVARIPAPSGDPQAPLKALIFDSFYDAYQGVILFVRVLEGTLKPKDQILLMNAGKTFEVDKVGTFSPGLVVGQELAAGAVGWVAAGIKDIHDAQVGDTLTGKDVQTAEPFPGFKPAQPVVFSGLYPTDTEDYRKLRDALDKLKLNDAAFSFEPETSEALGFGFRCGFLGLLHAEIIQERLEREYDLDLIATAPAVVYRVTLTNGEIFETQNPAEFPTRDRITSVEEPYIKLSIMLPEDYVGTVMQLLQERRGSMITMNYVGKRVELLYEVPFGEILYDFHDRLKSISRGYASMDYEQIGYREGDLRKVDIMVNNEVIDALAVIVHETKTYSLGRKIVDKMAEVIPRQMFPVPVQAVIGAKIIARATVKAFRKDVLAKCYGGDISRKKKLLEKQKKGRARMKQFGTVEVPQEAFLAVLSTEE from the coding sequence GTGAACGTCAGGAACTTTTCGATTATCGCCCATGTGGACCACGGGAAATCCACCCTTGCGGACCGCATTCTGGAGCGGCTGGGCGCCATGTCCGAGCGGGACAAGCGCGACCAGACCCTCGACACGCTGGAACTGGAACGCGAGCGTGGCATCACCATCAAGTCCACCCCGGTGCGCCTGACCTACACCCGCCCCCTGCAGGAGGACGGCACGGGCGGCGAGACCTACACCTTCAACCTCATTGACACGCCGGGGCACGTGGATTTCAACTACGAGGTTTCACGCAGCCTGGCCGCCTGCGAGGGCGTGCTGCTGCTGGTGGACGCCTCGCAGGGCGTGGAAGCGCAGACCATCGTGAACGCCTACCTGGCCATTGACAACAACCTGGAAATCGTGCCGGTGGTGAACAAGATTGACCTGCCCGCCGCCGACCCCGAGGGCGCCGCGCAGGAACTTGAAGACGTGATCGGCATTCCCGCCGAGGACGCCGTGTTTGCCTCGGGCAAGGCCGGGATTGGCATTCCCGAGATTCTGGAAGCCATCGTGGCGCGCATTCCCGCGCCCAGTGGCGACCCCCAGGCCCCGCTGAAGGCCCTGATTTTCGATTCCTTCTACGACGCCTACCAGGGCGTGATTCTGTTCGTGCGGGTGCTGGAAGGCACCCTGAAGCCCAAAGACCAGATTCTGCTGATGAACGCGGGCAAGACCTTTGAGGTGGACAAGGTGGGCACCTTCAGCCCCGGGCTGGTCGTGGGCCAGGAACTGGCGGCCGGGGCCGTGGGCTGGGTGGCCGCCGGCATCAAGGACATTCACGACGCGCAGGTGGGCGACACCCTGACCGGCAAGGACGTGCAGACCGCCGAGCCGTTTCCCGGCTTCAAGCCCGCGCAGCCGGTGGTGTTCTCGGGCCTGTACCCCACCGACACCGAGGACTACCGCAAGCTGCGCGACGCCCTGGACAAACTCAAGCTCAACGACGCGGCCTTTTCCTTTGAGCCCGAAACCTCCGAGGCGCTGGGCTTTGGTTTTCGCTGCGGCTTTCTGGGCCTGCTGCACGCCGAGATCATTCAGGAGAGATTGGAGCGCGAATACGACCTGGACCTGATCGCCACCGCCCCCGCCGTGGTGTACCGCGTCACGCTGACCAACGGCGAGATCTTCGAGACCCAGAACCCGGCCGAATTTCCCACCCGCGACCGCATCACGAGCGTGGAAGAGCCGTACATCAAGCTGTCCATCATGCTGCCCGAGGACTACGTGGGCACCGTAATGCAGCTGCTGCAGGAGCGCCGGGGCTCCATGATCACCATGAACTACGTAGGCAAGCGCGTGGAGCTGCTGTACGAGGTGCCGTTCGGGGAAATCCTGTATGACTTCCACGACCGCCTCAAATCCATCTCGCGCGGCTACGCCAGCATGGACTACGAGCAGATCGGCTACCGCGAGGGCGACCTGCGCAAGGTGGACATCATGGTGAACAACGAGGTCATTGACGCGCTGGCCGTCATTGTTCACGAAACCAAGACCTACAGCCTGGGCCGCAAGATCGTGGACAAGATGGCCGAGGTGATTCCGCGCCAGATGTTCCCGGTGCCCGTGCAGGCGGTGATTGGCGCAAAGATCATTGCGCGCGCCACCGTCAAGGCGTTCCGCAAGGACGTGCTGGCCAAGTGTTACGGCGGCGATATTTCCCGCAAGAAGAAGTTGCTGGAAAAGCAGAAGAAGGGCCGCGCCCGCATGAAGCAGTTCGGCACCGTGGAGGTGCCCCAGGAAGCGTTCCTGGCGGTGCTCAGCACCGAGGAGTAA
- a CDS encoding GNAT family N-acetyltransferase, producing MSRSLAYFTDLALRRQEGSRIDRGPEAVVVRSPHNPTFWWGNFLLMAAPPRPGDRVRWEAAFGAAHPQAAHRTFGVDSPGDDEGAADEFRAAGYEVLLDTVLTTSHTVAPARLNRDTQVRPLRDEADWAAALALRLAVNAAEPHPHEPGGYRTFAARKLASARAMQAAGQGAVFGAFDDQGQMLSGLGLFDAGEGVARYQTVETHPQARSRGLAGTLVHTAGAWARQTLGTRTLVIVADPGYHAQALYERVGFRATERQLAIQRSPGA from the coding sequence ATGTCCCGTTCACTGGCGTATTTCACCGATCTGGCCCTGCGCCGCCAGGAAGGCAGCCGAATTGACCGCGGTCCCGAGGCCGTGGTGGTGCGCTCGCCGCACAATCCCACCTTCTGGTGGGGCAATTTTCTGCTGATGGCGGCCCCGCCGCGCCCGGGTGACCGCGTGCGCTGGGAGGCGGCATTTGGCGCGGCTCACCCGCAGGCCGCGCACCGCACCTTTGGCGTGGACAGCCCCGGTGACGATGAGGGCGCTGCGGACGAATTCCGCGCGGCCGGGTACGAGGTGCTGCTGGACACCGTGCTGACCACCAGCCACACCGTAGCCCCGGCGCGCCTGAACCGCGACACGCAGGTGCGCCCCCTACGGGACGAGGCCGACTGGGCCGCGGCCCTGGCCCTGCGCCTGGCGGTGAATGCCGCCGAGCCGCACCCCCATGAGCCTGGGGGCTACCGCACCTTCGCGGCGCGCAAGCTGGCCTCGGCGCGGGCCATGCAGGCGGCCGGGCAGGGCGCCGTGTTCGGGGCCTTTGATGACCAGGGGCAGATGCTGAGCGGCCTGGGTCTTTTCGATGCTGGCGAGGGTGTGGCCCGCTACCAGACAGTCGAAACGCACCCGCAGGCCCGGTCGCGCGGGCTGGCCGGCACCCTGGTCCATACCGCCGGCGCGTGGGCCCGCCAGACGCTGGGCACCCGCACCCTGGTGATTGTGGCCGACCCCGGCTATCACGCCCAGGCCCTGTACGAGCGCGTGGGGTTCCGGGCCACCGAACGGCAGCTGGCGATTCAGCGGTCGCCGGGGGCATAG
- a CDS encoding MOSC domain-containing protein — protein sequence MTGSVVCVARDDTHRFSKVPQAAVTLLAGLGVQGDAHAGKTVRHRSRVRADPTQPNLRQVHLIHAELLEDIAARGFVLRPAELGENITTRGVDLLALPRGARLSLGPQAVVQVTGLRNPCAQIEAFQSGLLKELVGQDEAGHSVFRAGIMAVVLQSGEVRPGDRVVVTLPPEPHERLVRV from the coding sequence ATGACAGGCTCAGTGGTCTGTGTGGCCCGGGACGACACGCACCGCTTCAGCAAGGTGCCCCAGGCAGCGGTGACCCTGCTGGCCGGGCTGGGGGTACAGGGCGACGCCCACGCCGGCAAAACGGTGCGGCACCGCTCGCGGGTGCGGGCCGACCCCACGCAGCCCAACCTGCGTCAGGTGCACCTCATTCACGCCGAACTGCTGGAGGACATAGCAGCGCGGGGCTTTGTGCTCCGGCCGGCCGAGCTGGGCGAGAACATCACCACGCGGGGGGTGGACCTGCTGGCGCTGCCGCGCGGCGCCCGGCTGAGCCTGGGGCCCCAGGCGGTGGTGCAGGTCACGGGGCTGCGCAACCCATGCGCGCAGATCGAAGCCTTTCAGTCCGGCCTGCTGAAGGAACTGGTGGGCCAGGACGAGGCGGGGCACTCGGTGTTCCGTGCAGGCATCATGGCCGTGGTCCTGCAGAGCGGTGAGGTGCGCCCCGGCGACAGGGTGGTGGTGACCCTGCCCCCGGAACCGCATGAACGGCTGGTGCGGGTGTAG
- a CDS encoding M28 family metallopeptidase, translating into MYPRTRALPTRPAIALWKLLLPALLVLGLGGWAYRWVTRPVNPPLQPAARQGTVAGDWTTLQVFGPRAPGQSGHRRTLDWAQAHLTALGYRVTRQSFAATVREDLGAEVRAPGLTLRGQTLDGAQGGEQEGELVRIAPGAGAEQLQAQNLLGRLAVTTCPPGPWARLADAVVEAGGLGLAIVNDCARPPPLSRIDGTALPLLTVPARDGAALLARAGQRVTFRATTRERPATAANLIAARVGSTPDVLFGAHLDSVPLSPGANDNASGVLAVLELARRAAGTPLAERAWFVLFDDEEAGLNGSRLFVRAYSYPLRHTRAMLNLDMVGVAAEPLGVAAHEELRALVRRVSPATRLFEEAPSTRETFGRTLNVTGRSDHAAFKPLGVRTLFLHRGLDPNYHRAGDTVLDPRLVSGAADLAEGLARAVLAAPWTPREPCGITGRDCR; encoded by the coding sequence ATGTACCCCCGCACCCGCGCGCTGCCCACCCGCCCGGCCATTGCGCTCTGGAAACTCCTGCTGCCCGCGCTGCTGGTGCTGGGCCTGGGCGGGTGGGCCTACCGCTGGGTGACCCGGCCGGTCAATCCGCCGCTGCAGCCGGCCGCCCGGCAGGGCACGGTGGCCGGGGACTGGACGACGCTGCAGGTGTTCGGCCCCCGCGCCCCCGGCCAGAGCGGCCACAGGCGCACCCTGGACTGGGCCCAGGCGCACCTGACCGCCCTGGGCTACCGCGTGACCCGCCAGTCCTTTGCGGCCACCGTGCGCGAGGACCTGGGTGCCGAGGTGCGCGCCCCGGGCCTGACCCTGCGGGGCCAGACCCTCGACGGGGCCCAGGGCGGCGAGCAGGAGGGCGAACTGGTGCGCATTGCACCCGGCGCTGGCGCCGAGCAACTGCAAGCCCAGAACCTGCTGGGCCGGCTGGCGGTGACCACCTGTCCTCCCGGCCCCTGGGCCCGGCTGGCCGACGCGGTGGTGGAGGCCGGAGGCCTGGGGCTGGCCATCGTGAACGACTGCGCGCGCCCGCCTCCCCTGAGCCGCATAGACGGCACGGCCCTGCCACTGCTGACGGTGCCCGCCCGGGACGGCGCAGCGCTGCTGGCCCGCGCAGGGCAGCGCGTGACCTTCCGGGCCACCACCCGGGAGCGCCCGGCCACCGCCGCCAACCTGATTGCCGCGCGGGTCGGCAGCACCCCCGACGTACTGTTCGGGGCTCACCTGGACAGCGTGCCGCTCAGCCCCGGGGCCAACGACAACGCCAGTGGCGTGCTAGCGGTGCTGGAACTGGCCCGGCGCGCCGCCGGCACCCCACTGGCCGAGCGCGCGTGGTTCGTGCTGTTCGACGACGAGGAAGCGGGCTTAAACGGCAGCCGCCTGTTTGTGCGTGCGTACAGCTATCCGCTGCGCCACACCCGCGCCATGCTCAACCTAGACATGGTGGGGGTGGCCGCCGAGCCCCTGGGGGTGGCAGCCCACGAGGAACTGCGCGCCCTGGTGCGCCGCGTGAGCCCGGCCACGCGCCTGTTTGAAGAGGCGCCGAGCACCCGGGAAACGTTTGGCCGCACCCTGAACGTGACGGGCCGCAGTGACCACGCCGCCTTCAAGCCGCTGGGGGTGCGCACCCTGTTTCTGCACCGGGGCCTGGACCCGAACTATCACCGCGCCGGCGATACGGTGCTGGACCCCCGGCTGGTGAGTGGCGCCGCCGACCTGGCCGAGGGACTGGCGCGGGCAGTGCTGGCCGCCCCCTGGACCCCCCGTGAACCCTGCGGTATCACCGGGCGCGACTGCCGCTGA